The stretch of DNA CAAGCCCTCTTCAGAAGGCACCCAGCTGGAGGTAGTCCAGGAGATGGAGAAGCATCAGGACCTCATTCAAGGCTCCTTCCTGGACTCTGTAGAGAACCAGACACTGAAGACACTGATGGCTGTGGAGTGGGCCATAACATTCTGCTCCAGGGCCCGGTTCATTCTCAAAGCAGATGAGATGATGTTCATCAACCTCCCAAGTTTGGTCGAGTACTTGCTCAACTTAAGAACCCATCCCGAAGACATTTACCTTGGGAGGCTGGTTCATCAAGAGAAACCCAACAGAGACCCTCAAAGTCATGGCTTTGTCTCCCAACAAAAATACCCAGAAAATTATTATCCCGACTACTGCAGTGCGACTGCGTTTGTCATCTCACAGGATGTGGCTCGGAAGATCTACGTAACCTCTGGAGAAGTTcctctttcactgcctcctggggcCTTTGTGGGACTCTGCAGCAAAGCAGCTGGTGTGGTGCCTGCTCACAGTTCTCGATTTTCTGGGGAAAAGCACATTCGCTACAACCGCTGCTGCTACAAGTTCATTTTCACCTCCTCTACAGCAAGAGATACCCAGCTGCTCCAAGAATGGGAGGAGATCAGCAACGGCAAGGACTGCACTGTACTAGAAACGTATTATGGGTTGGTATCCTGCAAAATCATGACATACCTGGATGGATTTAAACACCTGAGTGTTGATGCCTTACAGAATGAGGCACTCCATTTTGCTGATTAAACTGACCCAAAAAAGTTTGATTTTAACCATGGATTTTCTCTGCTGAACCATTTATGCTAGGAGCCATGGCCAGCATCCTGTTGCAAGGAATTCCACTGACTACTTGTGCTTTGCGTAAGTTTTTCTCTATTCTGAACTTCCCATTTACAACATGCACACAACAGGAGTATAGATGATGAACACTCACAGAACATGAGCAGGAGTCACAAGGTCATGTGAACTAGTCCACTCCACGAGTGGATGGAAGTTCTTTAAATGATGCATCTGTGCATGGATAGAACCTGTTTTCACGTGCACTGGTGTGGATGGTAATGTGACAGCCAGACATGGCAGCAACCAGCTCTCACAGTATTCCTTGGACATGTATAGATGATTTTACCCACCCAAACACTGAATAGTCAGGAGCTCATCACCTCTCCTCCCTGCCATATTCCATCAATATCAGTGATCAAAGGATAGACCAATCCACCACTTATTAGCCTTTTCAAGTACGTTAAGGTAACAGACAATCAAGACCAGGGGaggctgttgttgcttttacacTTTCTTGCAAACTTCAGTGGCATCTGGTAAGTCGGCCTTTCCCAACCCTGGgtcctcagatgttgctggacttccaactcccatcagcctaggCCAGTATCCCCCAATAGGCAGGAGGAATGAGAACTGCAGTCCAATGATATCTAGGGAACCAAGATTGTGGTAGGTGACTTATCAGAAGCAGAGCAAGATTAGAACTGGGGATCTTGCGCAGCCCTCTGGGGGAGGTTGAGGAGGCCAACTCCCattagttccagccagcatggtcaatggacagggatgatgggagctataacACACCATCTAGGAGGGCATCAGTTTATCATCCCTAGAGTAGAATGTCCTCTGGGTCAATTGAGCAAATCAGTTCTCTTTTATTAAAACTGTAGCTCTTTGTGTAAAGTTGCTCTTAAATTTCAAAGAATTCTCCTCTCTCAGAATGAATCACTAGTTGACCAGCTGTGTTTTCGTATGTATTCCTGTCCTGCCGACACTTTTTCATGTTAAGAGCATCATTTTCCTGTTCAGACTGAAAATAGTCAActaaatttctttatttaaaatgagCCATAACGCAAAATTGGGCAGACATACTTCAAATTATTGAACCTATTAAGTGTCCCCCATCCTGGCTGTGCAGTGTGAAACAGCTTTCACAAAACAGTACTAATATAACCACACAAGTCATTTTTCTTTCCAGTGACATAAATCATAGCAGGGGCTCAAAGAAACCACAGAACAAGCCCAAGAGAAAACCTCTCAGAGAGAATCTCTTGTCTGTGTATATTTTGATTTATAATTCAAAACATACTTTCTGCTTATTTCCTAGCAAGCACCTTCACTAATAACTTAAATCAGTCCCCAGGTCATATTCTACATGAGCACTTAAACTGATGTGTAAATAACTTCTGAATTAATTTATATAGTTTCAAAGGTAGTtaaaaaacagaaggaaagggggaacGGCAGGTCTTTTCACTGGAATAATCTCAGCATTTTAAGTGCTGCCTGGGCCAGTGTTGAAATTCTTTCTCACTCTCAGATCACTCACCCAACAGGATTTATCTATCCCTCATTGGCGGACATTCCACTCTAGAGTTTCTGGAGATTAATTCCCTTTATCTGACTGCAGAAATAAGACTGCAAATAAATTTGCTGTTGAACACCATTTAATAGTGACTTTCAGAGCTCTACCGGAAGCTCCTGAGAGCTGTGACAGACCTGGATATTGGATAGGCTCCCCCTTCAGGAAGTCCTGAAGGATTGATTTTTCTAAATAGCATGGGATGGAGAAAAATTGCTCAACCTATGAAGGTAGTGGTGAAAATAAACCCAGATCCCTTCACCTCAAAGCTTTGGTCCCTCTGCAGGAAATTTTACCCTTTGAAATTTAGTCATACTAACTTTTGTGTCTTTGCAGCTGCTGTTAACAATTAAGACTACAAGCCAACACCTTCTGGTGGTGTCCCTGTTTAACACACTACTGCACTTGGTAGAAAAGCTTAAAATGGATAAgaagtaataacaataacaataataataacccccAGTCATGTGATTTTTGTTACTGGGCTGTACCAGTTCACACTGCACATGGTGGAGAAAATCCTCCTGATTTCC from Zootoca vivipara chromosome Z, rZooViv1.1, whole genome shotgun sequence encodes:
- the B3GALT9 gene encoding beta-1,3-galactosyltransferase 9, whose product is MQLIFCRLRTHQWCFILFNVVLFHILFFGADLVEEYFLRALPTTYTDMKVLEARERARKLDMTPLKANISKSYVASRSEACSNQEIFLLVLVFGSPENLSRRNTIRETWANQTHIRGYGTLVFFVLGKPSSEGTQLEVVQEMEKHQDLIQGSFLDSVENQTLKTLMAVEWAITFCSRARFILKADEMMFINLPSLVEYLLNLRTHPEDIYLGRLVHQEKPNRDPQSHGFVSQQKYPENYYPDYCSATAFVISQDVARKIYVTSGEVPLSLPPGAFVGLCSKAAGVVPAHSSRFSGEKHIRYNRCCYKFIFTSSTARDTQLLQEWEEISNGKDCTVLETYYGLVSCKIMTYLDGFKHLSVDALQNEALHFAD